One window of Desulfonatronum thioautotrophicum genomic DNA carries:
- a CDS encoding DUF2442 domain-containing protein — protein sequence MIEITSVQPSQNFQLVVGFNTGEVRRFDMRPYLGYPVYRRLENPGFFSLAKVAYGTVTWPDGIDIAPETVYHEGIPC from the coding sequence ATGATTGAAATTACATCTGTCCAACCGTCCCAGAATTTTCAGCTTGTTGTCGGATTCAACACGGGAGAGGTCAGACGATTCGACATGCGTCCATACCTTGGCTATCCGGTTTATCGTCGGCTTGAAAACCCCGGTTTTTTCTCCCTGGCAAAAGTGGCATATGGAACCGTCACATGGCCGGATGGCATCGATATTGCGCCGGAAACCGTATATCATGAGGGTATCCCCTGTTGA
- a CDS encoding DNA methyltransferase encodes MPKKKPVPAYKTVETITHPDANRVNIPTAEYQSIQRKEEQSPIRLAYERRNRDLDPQLVWRGKDEQDWSDLVVHAPPLYIQEKVHPKVLIDDLVREREGRRPPKQTQLSLFADFNGIADEAAKTEFYQHDANWTNRMILGDSLQVMASLAEREGLRGKVQCIYFDPPYGIKFNSNFQWSTTSRDVKDGKTDHITREPEQVKAFRDTWRDGIHSYLTYLRDRLTVARDLLTDSGSIFVQIGDENVHRVRALMDEVFGDANQIGQIPFVTTAARGGDFTDSICDYILWYAKRSESANTKYRQLYIERSSETETNYDWLEQGFGVCRLLASAERWMSENALEGKKYALSDPTSQGATQSGGFPFDIEGTTHKPPADRHWATTEGGLKRLNAASRLQLKGRRFFYRRYLADYPVRPITGLWDDTASGGFLKGSSKVVLRR; translated from the coding sequence ATGCCCAAAAAGAAACCCGTGCCAGCCTACAAGACCGTTGAGACCATCACCCATCCGGACGCCAACCGGGTGAACATCCCCACGGCGGAGTACCAGTCCATCCAGCGCAAGGAGGAACAGAGCCCGATCCGTCTGGCCTACGAGCGCCGCAATCGCGACCTGGACCCGCAACTGGTCTGGCGGGGCAAGGATGAGCAGGACTGGTCCGATCTGGTGGTCCACGCTCCGCCCCTGTACATCCAGGAGAAGGTCCACCCCAAGGTGCTCATCGACGACCTGGTCCGGGAGCGCGAGGGCCGACGCCCGCCCAAACAGACCCAGCTCAGCCTGTTCGCGGACTTCAACGGCATTGCCGACGAGGCGGCCAAGACCGAGTTCTACCAGCACGATGCCAACTGGACCAACCGGATGATCCTGGGCGACAGCCTCCAGGTCATGGCCAGCCTGGCCGAGCGTGAGGGCCTGCGTGGCAAGGTCCAGTGCATCTATTTCGACCCGCCCTACGGCATCAAGTTCAACTCCAACTTCCAGTGGTCCACCACCAGCCGCGACGTCAAGGACGGCAAAACCGACCACATCACCCGCGAACCCGAGCAGGTCAAGGCGTTCCGGGACACCTGGCGTGACGGTATCCACTCGTATCTGACGTATCTGCGGGATAGGCTAACCGTGGCCAGAGATTTACTGACGGATAGCGGATCAATCTTCGTCCAGATCGGGGATGAGAATGTGCATCGGGTCAGGGCGTTAATGGATGAGGTGTTTGGGGATGCTAACCAAATTGGACAGATTCCTTTTGTCACTACTGCGGCAAGAGGTGGAGATTTCACAGACAGTATATGCGACTACATTCTTTGGTACGCCAAGCGCTCCGAGTCCGCAAATACGAAATACCGTCAGTTGTACATCGAGAGGTCTTCGGAGACTGAAACTAACTATGACTGGTTAGAGCAAGGGTTCGGAGTTTGTCGACTTCTCGCTAGTGCCGAGAGATGGATGAGTGAGAATGCACTCGAGGGCAAAAAGTACGCTTTAAGCGATCCTACTTCACAGGGTGCAACGCAATCTGGCGGCTTTCCTTTTGATATCGAAGGCACAACTCATAAGCCTCCTGCGGACAGGCACTGGGCAACGACAGAAGGAGGATTAAAAAGACTCAATGCAGCTTCAAGACTGCAACTCAAAGGTCGACGATTCTTTTACCGAAGATATTTGGCGGACTACCCAGTGCGGCCGATCACGGGGTTATGGGATGATACAGCATCCGGTGGATTTCTTAAAGGTTCAAGTAAAGTGGTTCTTCGACGTTAA
- a CDS encoding DNA methyltransferase gives MLRKFHTQRRRASKVYVVQTTTLVIQRCILMATDPGDLVLDPTCGSGTTAYVAEQWGRRWITIDTSRVALALARSRVMGARYPYYLLADSPEGQVKEAELTRTEPSGQPTHGNIRHGFVYERVPHITLKSIANNAEIDVIWERHQEVLEPLRQKLNAALGKKWEEWEIPREAEGSWPKEAADLHARWWQGRISRQKEIDASIAAKADYEYLYDKPYEDKKKARVAGPFTVESLSPHRVLIVDHNDELKDPLQQVEAVERGEQDFVEMILENLKTSGVQQSRKADRISFISMASWPGEYICAEGRYVEGGDADGQEKRAAIFIGPEFGTVSRPDLVAAAREAGDAGFDALIACAFNYDAHSADFARLGRIPVLKARMNADLHMADDLKNTGKGNLFVVFGEPDVEVTSGLWLVTKNGRMVVHYDSVKELSGLGSLAEINRLGREGLSLLAKLPAGGTLRADQPVAPGGDLDSGQHRGGSSPIWDQGVSPIPEHGQRLAGRDGNLPDSGPSIENAARTGFADTHGGHRDHQQNDRRTQTLSALKTLKSSDFPLTLTTNHLTQVTIHGVDVFHPTTGEVRSDDAEGIACWFIDTDYNEESFFVRHAYFLGANDPYKALKTTLKAEIDAQAWDTLNSNTSRPFPKPESGRIAVKVINHLGDEVMKVFRVE, from the coding sequence CTGTTACGTAAATTCCACACCCAACGTCGAAGAGCCAGTAAAGTTTATGTTGTTCAGACAACGACGCTGGTCATCCAACGCTGCATCCTGATGGCCACCGACCCCGGCGACCTCGTCCTCGACCCAACCTGCGGCTCCGGCACAACCGCCTATGTTGCTGAGCAGTGGGGGCGGCGGTGGATTACCATTGATACGTCCCGCGTGGCCCTGGCCTTGGCCCGGTCACGGGTCATGGGAGCGCGGTATCCGTATTATCTGCTGGCGGACAGTCCCGAGGGGCAAGTCAAGGAGGCGGAACTGACCCGGACAGAGCCGTCCGGCCAGCCCACACACGGGAACATCCGCCACGGGTTCGTCTATGAGCGGGTGCCGCACATCACCCTGAAGTCCATTGCCAACAACGCCGAGATCGACGTGATCTGGGAGCGCCATCAAGAGGTTCTGGAGCCGCTGCGCCAGAAGCTGAACGCGGCCCTGGGCAAAAAGTGGGAGGAATGGGAGATTCCTCGCGAGGCCGAGGGTTCATGGCCCAAGGAAGCGGCGGACCTGCACGCCCGCTGGTGGCAGGGGCGGATTTCCCGGCAAAAGGAGATCGACGCCTCCATCGCGGCCAAGGCGGATTACGAATACCTTTACGACAAGCCCTACGAGGACAAGAAGAAGGCCCGCGTGGCCGGTCCCTTCACCGTGGAAAGCCTGTCCCCGCACCGGGTGCTCATCGTGGACCACAACGACGAGCTGAAAGACCCGCTCCAGCAGGTCGAGGCTGTGGAGCGGGGCGAGCAGGATTTCGTGGAGATGATCCTGGAGAACCTGAAGACCTCCGGGGTGCAGCAGTCCCGCAAGGCGGACCGGATCAGCTTCATCTCCATGGCCTCCTGGCCGGGGGAGTATATCTGCGCGGAAGGCAGGTACGTGGAAGGCGGGGATGCGGACGGTCAGGAAAAGCGGGCCGCCATCTTCATCGGTCCGGAATTCGGCACGGTCTCCCGGCCCGATCTGGTGGCCGCGGCCCGCGAGGCAGGAGACGCCGGATTCGACGCCCTGATCGCCTGCGCCTTCAACTACGACGCCCATTCAGCGGATTTCGCCAGGCTGGGCCGCATCCCCGTGCTCAAGGCCCGGATGAACGCGGACCTGCACATGGCCGACGACCTGAAGAACACCGGCAAGGGCAACCTGTTCGTGGTCTTCGGCGAGCCTGATGTGGAAGTGACAAGTGGTTTGTGGCTTGTGACAAAAAACGGCAGGATGGTGGTACATTATGACAGCGTTAAAGAGCTATCAGGACTTGGAAGTCTGGCGGAAATCAATCGACTTGGCCGAGAAGGTTTATCTCTGCTCGCAAAGCTTCCCGCAGGAGGAACGCTACGGGCTGACCAGCCAGTTGCGCCGGGCGGTGATCTCGATAGCGGCCAACATCGCGGAGGGAGCAGCCCGATCTGGGACCAAGGAGTTTCTCCAATTCCTGAGCACGGCCAGCGGCTCGCTGGCCGAGACGGAAACCTTCCTGATTCTGGCCCATCGATTGAAAATGCTGCCCGAACAGGATTTGCAGACACTCATGGCGGACACCGAGACCATCAGCAAAATGATCGGCGGACTCAAACGCTCTCTGCGCTCAAAACTCTGAAAAGCTCGGATTTTCCTCTGACTCTAACCACAAACCACCTCACACAAGTCACCATCCACGGAGTGGACGTATTCCATCCCACCACCGGCGAGGTGCGCAGCGACGACGCCGAGGGCATTGCCTGCTGGTTCATCGACACGGACTACAACGAGGAAAGCTTCTTCGTCCGCCACGCCTATTTCCTGGGAGCCAACGATCCCTACAAGGCCCTGAAAACCACCCTCAAGGCCGAGATCGACGCCCAGGCCTGGGACACCCTGAACAGCAACACCTCCCGCCCATTCCCCAAACCCGAATCCGGACGCATCGCGGTCAAGGTCATCAACCACCTGGGGGATGAGGTGATGAAGGTGTTTCGGGTGGAATGA
- a CDS encoding type II toxin-antitoxin system HicA family toxin — protein sequence MKRRDLERRLRMAGCYLKREGSAHSLWINPRTGVVEAVPRHTEIKEPLAMKILKNLSAC from the coding sequence ATGAAGCGCCGAGATTTGGAGCGAAGGTTGCGCATGGCCGGTTGCTATCTGAAAAGGGAAGGCAGTGCGCACTCTTTGTGGATCAACCCTCGCACTGGCGTTGTGGAAGCTGTCCCAAGACATACGGAAATCAAGGAACCACTGGCCATGAAAATCCTGAAAAACCTCAGCGCGTGTTGA
- a CDS encoding nucleotidyltransferase domain-containing protein — protein MERESDGCRLKLLKPEVVRIVDEYTRILRKNNIPVFSLYLFGSHAKGAALGQSDIDLAVFWDQDEIDGYDEDVRLIQLTRSMDACIEPHSFSRRDFEHPDPFVQEIIATGARLA, from the coding sequence ATGGAGCGTGAGAGTGATGGTTGCCGTCTGAAACTTCTGAAGCCGGAAGTTGTAAGAATCGTCGATGAATACACGCGAATACTGCGGAAAAACAATATCCCGGTTTTCAGCCTGTACCTCTTCGGCTCCCATGCCAAGGGCGCGGCCCTCGGGCAAAGCGATATTGATCTGGCTGTGTTCTGGGATCAGGACGAGATCGACGGATATGACGAGGATGTGCGCCTGATACAGCTTACCCGTTCCATGGACGCATGCATCGAGCCGCATTCCTTTTCCCGAAGGGACTTTGAACATCCCGATCCGTTTGTTCAGGAAATTATCGCCACCGGAGCGCGGTTGGCGTAG
- a CDS encoding DUF4160 domain-containing protein: MPTISMFYGIIVRMLYMDTKQHQLPHLHVEYQGMKAVVTIPEGALLEGEIPAKKLRMVQAWVAIHEEELMANWTLAVNGEPIFPIEPLR; the protein is encoded by the coding sequence ATGCCGACCATCAGCATGTTTTATGGAATTATTGTACGGATGCTGTACATGGATACGAAACAGCATCAGTTGCCCCACCTGCATGTCGAGTATCAGGGCATGAAGGCAGTTGTCACCATTCCTGAAGGTGCACTGCTCGAAGGCGAAATTCCAGCAAAAAAATTACGGATGGTGCAAGCCTGGGTAGCAATCCATGAAGAGGAACTGATGGCCAACTGGACACTGGCCGTGAACGGCGAGCCCATATTTCCCATTGAGCCTTTACGTTAA
- a CDS encoding DUF2442 domain-containing protein encodes MYWDVKKVAPLPDYRIYVEIMDGRRGIFDLKPYLDHGTLRELRDENYFKQVGIVFGAVTWPHDQDIAPETLIAEMTPVDDQPEDSFLRIVEHGA; translated from the coding sequence ATGTACTGGGATGTAAAAAAAGTTGCACCGTTGCCCGACTATCGGATCTATGTTGAGATTATGGACGGTCGGCGAGGGATTTTTGATCTCAAGCCGTATCTCGATCACGGTACACTCCGCGAGCTGCGCGATGAAAACTATTTCAAGCAGGTTGGAATCGTTTTTGGCGCTGTCACCTGGCCACATGACCAGGACATAGCTCCTGAAACTCTTATCGCGGAAATGACGCCCGTGGACGATCAACCCGAGGATTCTTTTTTACGGATTGTGGAACATGGAGCGTGA
- a CDS encoding DUF4160 domain-containing protein has protein sequence MIIRLYVLDNKHHGIPHIHARYAEYEASINIEDGEILAGELPRKQLRLVQAWIELRRDELMADWHLAAIGESPYKIDPL, from the coding sequence ATCATTATCCGATTGTATGTACTTGACAACAAGCATCATGGAATTCCGCACATCCATGCCAGGTATGCTGAATATGAGGCATCCATCAACATTGAAGATGGAGAAATTCTGGCTGGAGAGCTGCCCCGAAAACAATTACGCTTGGTTCAGGCCTGGATTGAACTGCGCCGGGATGAACTGATGGCTGACTGGCATTTGGCAGCCATTGGGGAAAGCCCATACAAAATTGATCCTCTGTGA
- a CDS encoding type II toxin-antitoxin system HicB family antitoxin gives MKAEFTAIIEKAPEGGYWAICPEISGANGQGETIAETKESLRQSIELILEDRLEDILRGLPADAIQEKVMVG, from the coding sequence ATGAAAGCAGAATTTACAGCCATCATCGAGAAAGCCCCGGAAGGCGGCTACTGGGCGATCTGTCCGGAGATTTCCGGGGCCAATGGTCAAGGGGAAACCATTGCGGAAACAAAGGAAAGTTTGCGGCAATCCATTGAATTGATTCTCGAGGATCGCCTGGAGGATATCCTTCGCGGTCTTCCCGCTGATGCTATTCAGGAAAAGGTCATGGTCGGATGA